The Agrococcus carbonis genome has a window encoding:
- a CDS encoding ABC transporter ATP-binding protein, translating to MTDTTTATTVLETTDLVAGYLPGVNILNGCSIVARQGDLIGIIGPNGAGKSTLLKAVFGQVNIRGGGVQLRGEDITGLKADRLVAKGVGMVPQNNNVFPSLTIEENLEMGLFQQPKMFKERFEFVAALFPELVKRRRQRAGSLSGGERQMVAMGRALMMDPAVLLLDEPSAGLSPVRQDETFLRVAEINSHGVTIVMVEQNARRCLQIAHRAYVLDQGKDAYTGTGREMLNDPKVIQLYLGTLATDVEEKARTASQPVAEPGAARAAEPRAEQP from the coding sequence ATGACCGACACCACGACGGCCACCACGGTGCTCGAGACGACGGATCTCGTCGCGGGCTACCTGCCGGGGGTCAACATCCTCAACGGCTGCTCGATCGTCGCGCGGCAGGGCGACCTGATCGGCATCATCGGTCCGAACGGCGCCGGCAAGTCGACGCTGCTGAAGGCCGTCTTCGGCCAGGTGAACATCCGCGGCGGCGGCGTGCAGCTGCGCGGCGAGGACATCACCGGCCTGAAGGCCGACAGGCTCGTCGCCAAGGGCGTCGGCATGGTGCCGCAGAACAACAACGTGTTCCCCTCGCTCACGATCGAGGAGAACCTCGAGATGGGGCTCTTCCAGCAGCCCAAGATGTTCAAGGAGCGCTTCGAGTTCGTCGCCGCGCTCTTCCCCGAGCTCGTGAAGCGCCGCCGGCAGCGCGCCGGCAGCCTCTCGGGCGGCGAGCGGCAGATGGTCGCCATGGGACGCGCGCTCATGATGGACCCCGCGGTGCTGCTGCTCGACGAGCCGAGCGCTGGCCTGAGCCCCGTGCGCCAGGACGAGACGTTCCTGCGCGTGGCCGAGATCAACAGCCACGGCGTGACCATCGTGATGGTCGAGCAGAACGCGCGCCGCTGCCTGCAGATCGCCCACCGCGCGTACGTGCTCGACCAGGGCAAGGATGCGTACACGGGCACGGGCCGCGAGATGCTCAACGACCCGAAGGTCATCCAGCTCTACCTCGGCACGCTCGCGACGGACGTCGAGGAGAAGGCGCGTACGGCCTCGCAGCCGGTGGCGGAGCCCGGTGCGGCGCGCGCTGCGGAGCCTCGGGCCGAGCAGCCGTAG
- a CDS encoding ABC transporter substrate-binding protein, with protein sequence MKSFLRTQGRSPRRYAALGAATAGVLLLAACAGGGSPAPSGSEGADPGAAPSDDTLLVGTILPQTGNLEFLGPPEFAGVDLAKADLEDAGYEWTVDVQHRDSGDTTTDIATQSAGELVSAGADVVIGAASSGVSFTFIDQLIDAQVVQISPANTSPDFSDYEDDGFYWRTAPSDVLQGRVLGNLMVSDGAASVGFITINDPYGTGLQENAAMAVEAAGGTVTGNVLYNPGDTNFSTQVQEILQGSPDAIGIIAFAETAQIVPELVTNGFPATGMYFVDGNLSNSYEFPEGTLEGAKGTLPGNPADDTFQDRLLEIDPDLGDFSYGPESYDAVILAALAAAQGGSPDAVTIRDNLQSVSEGGTKCTEVAECLQLIADGEDIDYDGPSGPITFDENGDPTEAYVGIYQYGADNQYTFLNAEFGSLNE encoded by the coding sequence ATGAAGTCCTTCCTTCGCACCCAGGGGCGCAGCCCCCGCCGGTACGCAGCGCTCGGCGCCGCGACCGCGGGCGTGCTGCTGCTCGCAGCCTGTGCCGGTGGCGGCAGCCCAGCGCCGTCCGGCTCGGAGGGCGCCGACCCCGGCGCCGCTCCGTCCGACGACACCCTGCTCGTCGGCACGATCCTGCCCCAGACCGGCAACCTCGAGTTCCTCGGGCCGCCCGAGTTCGCGGGCGTCGACCTGGCCAAGGCCGACCTCGAGGACGCCGGCTACGAGTGGACGGTCGACGTGCAGCACCGCGACTCCGGTGACACGACGACCGACATCGCGACCCAGTCGGCGGGCGAGCTCGTCTCCGCTGGAGCCGACGTCGTCATCGGCGCCGCGTCGTCGGGTGTGTCGTTCACCTTCATCGACCAGCTCATCGACGCGCAGGTCGTGCAGATCTCGCCGGCCAACACGTCGCCCGACTTCTCGGACTACGAGGACGACGGCTTCTACTGGCGCACCGCCCCCAGCGACGTGCTCCAGGGCCGCGTGCTCGGCAACCTGATGGTCTCGGACGGCGCCGCCTCGGTCGGCTTCATCACGATCAACGACCCGTACGGCACGGGCCTGCAGGAGAACGCGGCGATGGCGGTCGAGGCCGCCGGCGGCACGGTCACCGGCAACGTGCTCTACAACCCGGGCGACACGAACTTCAGCACCCAGGTGCAGGAGATCCTGCAGGGCAGCCCCGACGCGATCGGCATCATCGCCTTCGCCGAGACCGCCCAGATCGTGCCCGAGCTCGTGACGAACGGCTTCCCGGCCACCGGCATGTACTTCGTCGACGGCAACCTCTCGAACTCGTACGAGTTCCCCGAGGGCACCCTCGAGGGCGCGAAGGGCACGCTGCCCGGCAACCCCGCCGACGACACGTTCCAGGATCGCCTGCTCGAGATCGACCCCGACCTCGGCGACTTCTCGTACGGCCCCGAGTCGTACGACGCGGTCATCCTCGCGGCGCTCGCCGCGGCCCAGGGCGGCAGCCCCGACGCCGTGACGATCCGCGACAACCTGCAGTCGGTCTCCGAGGGCGGCACGAAGTGCACCGAGGTCGCCGAGTGCCTGCAGCTGATCGCCGACGGCGAGGACATCGACTACGACGGTCCCTCCGGCCCGATCACGTTCGATGAGAACGGCGACCCGACCGAGGCGTACGTGGGCATCTACCAGTACGGTGCCGACAACCAGTACACCTTCCTCAACGCGGAGTTCGGCTCGCTCAACGAGTGA
- the groES gene encoding co-chaperone GroES encodes MSVSIKPLEDRIVIQQVEAETTTASGLVIPDTAKEKPQEGEVVAVGPGRIDDNGNRVPMDVSVGDRVLYSKYGGTEVKYGADEYLVLSARDVLAIVER; translated from the coding sequence GTGTCGGTTTCCATCAAGCCGCTCGAGGACCGCATCGTCATCCAGCAGGTCGAGGCAGAGACGACCACTGCGAGCGGTCTCGTCATCCCTGACACCGCCAAGGAGAAGCCCCAGGAGGGCGAGGTCGTCGCCGTGGGCCCCGGCCGCATCGACGACAACGGCAACCGCGTCCCGATGGACGTCTCCGTGGGCGACCGCGTGCTGTACTCGAAGTACGGCGGCACCGAGGTCAAGTACGGCGCCGACGAGTACCTGGTGCTCTCGGCGCGCGACGTGCTCGCGATCGTCGAGCGCTGA
- the rarD gene encoding EamA family transporter RarD, whose translation MADQARAGLWYALFAYVFWAFVPVYLQLTKGVDGFELIGWRVLSSIVVALALVAMTRGWLRLRTVLRSRRDTWTLVLAGHAVLINWTTFVIGVLTDRVLETSLGYFLNPLVSVVFAVLFLGERLRPLQWVAVVLGAVGVGVMVVAYGEVPWIGLIIALSFGTYGLIKKRVGGSVDALSGFTIETVAALPASMAMLAFALVTGGLTVAANGAASVLGAAGFGVVTAVPLLAFAAATRRIPLSWIAFAQYLTPTLTFLFGAFVMHEPMPSGRWVGFILVWLSLVLFSADLLGRRVRRVQPAPPLG comes from the coding sequence ATGGCCGACCAGGCCAGAGCGGGGCTGTGGTACGCGCTCTTCGCGTACGTCTTCTGGGCGTTCGTGCCGGTGTACCTGCAGCTGACGAAGGGCGTCGACGGCTTCGAGCTCATCGGCTGGCGCGTGCTCTCCTCGATCGTCGTCGCACTCGCGCTCGTGGCGATGACGCGCGGCTGGCTGCGCCTCCGCACGGTGCTGCGCAGCCGCCGCGACACGTGGACGCTCGTGCTCGCCGGCCACGCGGTGCTCATCAACTGGACGACGTTCGTCATCGGCGTGCTCACCGACCGCGTGCTCGAGACGAGCCTCGGCTACTTCCTCAACCCGCTCGTGAGCGTCGTGTTCGCGGTGCTCTTCCTGGGGGAGCGGCTGCGGCCCCTCCAGTGGGTCGCCGTCGTGCTCGGCGCCGTCGGGGTCGGCGTCATGGTCGTCGCCTACGGCGAGGTGCCGTGGATCGGCCTCATCATCGCGCTCTCGTTCGGCACCTACGGGCTCATCAAGAAGCGCGTCGGGGGGTCGGTGGATGCGCTCTCGGGCTTCACGATCGAGACCGTCGCGGCGCTCCCCGCGTCGATGGCGATGCTCGCCTTCGCCCTCGTCACCGGCGGCCTGACCGTGGCCGCGAACGGCGCCGCGAGCGTGCTGGGCGCCGCGGGATTCGGCGTCGTGACCGCCGTGCCGCTCCTCGCGTTCGCGGCCGCGACCCGACGCATCCCGCTGTCGTGGATCGCCTTCGCGCAGTACCTCACGCCGACGCTCACCTTCCTGTTCGGCGCCTTCGTGATGCACGAGCCGATGCCGTCGGGGCGCTGGGTCGGGTTCATCCTCGTGTGGCTCTCGCTCGTGCTGTTCTCGGCGGATCTCCTCGGCCGCCGCGTGCGACGCGTGCAGCCCGCCCCGCCGCTCGGCTAG
- a CDS encoding DUF4190 domain-containing protein: MSATGWTQQGWGAPAAPPAPPAPAAWSAPTHPGPRTSTMAVMAILAAAAGTTVLVGLGSVAAIVLGAIALSQIRRTGEDGRLLAIWAIVLGAVTLVALTIATIVGIGMVVSLVEQMPSF; this comes from the coding sequence ATGAGCGCGACAGGCTGGACCCAGCAGGGCTGGGGCGCGCCCGCCGCACCGCCCGCTCCGCCCGCGCCGGCGGCGTGGAGTGCGCCGACGCATCCGGGCCCCCGCACGAGCACGATGGCCGTCATGGCGATCCTCGCCGCAGCGGCCGGCACGACGGTGCTCGTCGGGCTCGGCTCGGTCGCGGCGATCGTGCTCGGCGCGATCGCGCTCTCGCAGATCCGCCGCACCGGCGAGGACGGCAGGCTGCTGGCGATCTGGGCCATCGTGCTCGGCGCCGTGACGCTCGTGGCGCTGACGATCGCCACGATCGTCGGCATCGGCATGGTGGTCTCGCTCGTGGAGCAGATGCCGAGCTTCTGA
- the rimI gene encoding ribosomal protein S18-alanine N-acetyltransferase, producing MRGDAVTGDAVAPTGGARIRTATASDLDAIMAIEHASFGASAWERATMQAEVASEWGRYVLAEDEAGRAVGYAGLRAVGVEGDVQTIAVDAGARGRGIGRALLAELLAEAARRGVRELFLEVRADNPVARALYASVGFREIGVRPRYYQPEDVDAVVMKREEER from the coding sequence GTGAGGGGCGACGCAGTGACGGGCGACGCGGTCGCGCCCACCGGCGGCGCCCGCATCCGCACCGCCACCGCATCCGACCTCGACGCGATCATGGCGATCGAGCACGCGTCGTTCGGCGCGAGCGCGTGGGAGCGCGCCACGATGCAGGCCGAGGTCGCCAGCGAGTGGGGCCGCTACGTCCTCGCCGAGGACGAGGCCGGCCGCGCGGTCGGCTACGCGGGCCTGCGCGCCGTCGGCGTCGAGGGCGACGTGCAGACGATCGCGGTCGATGCGGGCGCCCGCGGCCGCGGCATCGGCCGCGCCTTGCTCGCCGAGCTGCTCGCCGAGGCCGCGCGGCGCGGCGTGCGCGAGCTCTTCCTCGAGGTGCGCGCCGACAACCCCGTCGCGCGAGCGCTCTACGCGTCGGTCGGGTTCCGCGAGATCGGCGTGCGGCCGCGCTACTACCAGCCGGAGGACGTGGACGCCGTGGTGATGAAGCGCGAGGAGGAGCGATGA
- the tsaB gene encoding tRNA (adenosine(37)-N6)-threonylcarbamoyltransferase complex dimerization subunit type 1 TsaB gives MILAIDTSLGTSVAVVDGDRVVFREQAADTRRHAEHLGGMLARALDGRRGAIELVVAGMGPGAFTGLRVGIAAARATALGLGVPCRGVASHAGVTDGSAQVTTDVRRRERAWSVVVDGLVADGPHLAPADAVPAPTGEHAALRRIDAEGIDAALLALAVARGAAEVREALYLREADATPSAGPKRVSQ, from the coding sequence ATGATCCTCGCGATCGACACCTCGCTCGGCACCTCGGTGGCCGTCGTCGACGGCGACCGCGTCGTCTTCCGCGAGCAGGCCGCCGACACCCGCCGGCACGCCGAGCACCTCGGCGGCATGCTCGCCCGCGCGCTCGACGGCAGGCGCGGCGCGATCGAGCTCGTCGTCGCCGGCATGGGGCCGGGCGCCTTCACGGGCCTCCGCGTCGGCATCGCCGCGGCGCGCGCGACCGCGCTCGGGCTCGGCGTGCCGTGCCGCGGCGTCGCGAGCCACGCCGGCGTCACCGACGGCAGCGCCCAGGTCACGACCGACGTGCGCCGGCGGGAGCGCGCCTGGAGCGTCGTCGTCGACGGCCTCGTCGCCGACGGCCCGCACCTCGCGCCGGCGGATGCGGTGCCCGCGCCGACAGGGGAGCACGCGGCCCTGCGCCGCATCGACGCCGAGGGGATCGATGCGGCGCTCCTCGCGCTCGCGGTCGCGCGCGGCGCCGCGGAGGTGCGCGAGGCGCTCTACCTGCGGGAGGCCGACGCGACGCCGTCGGCCGGGCCGAAGCGGGTGAGCCAGTGA
- the tsaD gene encoding tRNA (adenosine(37)-N6)-threonylcarbamoyltransferase complex transferase subunit TsaD produces MSAPVVLGIETSCDETGVGIVRGTELLANRIASSMELHARFGGVVPEIAARAHLEAMEPTIRAALDDASLTLDDVDAIAVTAGPGLAGALMVGIGAAKGLATARELPLYGVNHLVGHVAADVLSGEPLELPTVALLVSGGHTSLLLVRDLAGDVELLGETIDDAAGEAFDKTARLLGLSYPGGPSIDAAAVGGDPAAIAFPRGLTAPKDRERHRWNFSFSGLKTAVARHVERAEAAGETLPIADVAASFREAVVDVLVAKALDACAEHGIPRLLLGGGVVANRRLREVALERCAAAGVTLRIPPLDLCTDNGAMIAAVGAMLVARGDAPSEPGFAAESTLDASTVQVGGVEVGVQAGARQAGAEAER; encoded by the coding sequence ATGAGCGCGCCCGTGGTGCTCGGGATCGAGACGAGCTGCGACGAGACGGGCGTCGGCATCGTGCGCGGCACCGAGCTGCTCGCGAACCGCATCGCTTCGTCGATGGAGCTGCACGCCCGCTTCGGCGGCGTCGTGCCCGAGATCGCCGCGCGCGCCCACCTCGAGGCGATGGAGCCGACGATTCGCGCGGCGCTCGACGACGCATCGCTCACGCTCGACGACGTCGACGCGATCGCCGTGACCGCCGGCCCCGGCCTCGCGGGTGCGCTCATGGTCGGCATCGGCGCCGCGAAGGGCCTCGCGACCGCGCGCGAGCTGCCGCTCTACGGGGTCAACCACCTCGTCGGCCATGTCGCCGCCGACGTGCTCTCGGGCGAGCCGCTCGAGCTGCCGACGGTCGCGCTCCTCGTCTCGGGCGGCCACACGTCGCTGCTGCTCGTGCGCGACCTCGCGGGCGACGTCGAGCTGCTCGGCGAGACGATCGACGACGCCGCGGGCGAGGCGTTCGACAAGACGGCGCGGCTGCTGGGGCTCAGCTACCCCGGCGGCCCCTCGATCGACGCGGCCGCCGTCGGCGGCGACCCGGCGGCCATCGCCTTCCCCCGCGGGCTGACGGCGCCGAAGGACCGCGAGCGGCACCGCTGGAACTTCTCGTTCTCGGGACTCAAGACCGCCGTGGCGCGGCACGTCGAGCGCGCCGAGGCGGCGGGCGAGACGCTCCCGATCGCGGACGTCGCGGCGAGCTTCCGCGAGGCCGTCGTCGACGTGCTCGTCGCGAAGGCGCTCGATGCGTGCGCGGAGCACGGCATCCCGCGGCTCCTCCTCGGCGGGGGCGTCGTCGCCAACCGCCGGCTGCGCGAGGTCGCCTTGGAGCGCTGCGCCGCAGCCGGCGTGACCCTGCGCATCCCGCCGCTCGACCTCTGCACCGACAACGGCGCGATGATCGCGGCGGTGGGCGCGATGCTCGTCGCGCGCGGCGATGCGCCGAGCGAGCCGGGCTTCGCCGCGGAGTCGACCCTCGACGCGAGCACGGTGCAGGTCGGCGGCGTGGAGGTCGGCGTGCAGGCCGGTGCCCGGCAGGCCGGCGCCGAGGCCGAGCGGTGA
- a CDS encoding class I SAM-dependent methyltransferase — MEAEELRLLLSREGLALLERTEATLEARGERRDDLVQEVARLRGEGHDRRLVAAVLTQARLRRRARAKFGEFARAMLFTEAGLEQATRLRVAAHHAGRMRSAGIVSVADLGCGIGADSLAFATLGLEVTAVERDEVTAAVATYNLADWHASVVHGDALETPVDAEALWFDPARRDDRRRLSDPADWSPALDAVFARAAERPAGVKLAPGIDRALLPADAEHQWVTDGLETVEAVVWTGALARPGVARSALVLGDGAAAELTGDASHPEPGELQEWLYEPAGAVIRAELIGALAEGLGAAAVSPGIAYLSGPSEVRTPLAQAFRVRETMPLDERRIGQRLRELGIGELEIKKRGADIDPHALRKRLKLAGDERATLFATRVGGRHRAILADRA, encoded by the coding sequence ATGGAGGCCGAGGAGCTGCGACTGCTGCTGTCGCGCGAGGGGCTCGCCCTGCTCGAGCGCACCGAGGCGACGCTCGAAGCGCGCGGCGAGCGCCGCGACGATCTCGTGCAGGAGGTCGCCCGGCTGCGCGGCGAGGGGCACGACCGGCGGCTCGTCGCCGCGGTGCTCACGCAGGCGCGGCTGCGCCGGCGCGCACGGGCGAAGTTCGGCGAGTTCGCACGCGCGATGCTCTTCACCGAGGCGGGGCTCGAGCAGGCCACGCGGCTGCGCGTCGCCGCGCACCACGCGGGGCGGATGCGCTCGGCCGGCATCGTGTCGGTCGCCGACCTCGGGTGCGGCATCGGTGCCGACTCGCTCGCGTTCGCGACGCTCGGCCTCGAGGTCACGGCGGTCGAGCGCGACGAGGTGACCGCCGCGGTCGCGACCTACAACCTCGCCGACTGGCACGCATCCGTCGTGCACGGCGACGCCCTCGAGACCCCCGTCGACGCGGAGGCGCTGTGGTTCGACCCCGCCCGCCGCGACGACCGGCGTCGCTTGAGCGACCCGGCCGACTGGTCACCCGCGCTCGACGCCGTCTTCGCGCGCGCCGCCGAGCGTCCCGCGGGCGTCAAGCTCGCACCCGGGATCGACCGCGCCCTGCTGCCGGCGGATGCGGAGCACCAGTGGGTGACCGACGGGCTCGAGACCGTCGAGGCGGTCGTGTGGACCGGCGCGCTCGCGCGCCCGGGCGTCGCCCGCAGCGCCCTCGTGCTCGGCGACGGCGCTGCCGCGGAGCTCACGGGCGACGCGTCGCACCCCGAGCCGGGCGAGCTGCAGGAGTGGCTCTACGAGCCGGCGGGCGCGGTCATCCGGGCCGAGCTCATCGGGGCGCTCGCAGAGGGGCTCGGCGCGGCCGCCGTGAGCCCGGGCATCGCGTACCTCTCCGGCCCGTCGGAGGTGCGGACGCCGCTCGCGCAGGCGTTCCGGGTGCGGGAGACCATGCCGCTCGACGAGCGCCGCATCGGCCAGCGGCTGCGCGAGCTCGGCATCGGCGAGCTCGAGATCAAGAAGCGCGGCGCCGACATCGACCCGCATGCGCTGCGCAAGCGCCTGAAGCTCGCGGGCGACGAGCGCGCGACGCTCTTCGCGACGCGCGTGGGCGGGCGCCACCGCGCGATCCTCGCCGACCGCGCGTAG